From Plasmodium chabaudi chabaudi strain AS genome assembly, chromosome: 12, the proteins below share one genomic window:
- a CDS encoding lysophospholipase, putative (pfam_scan;Pfam:PF12146.4; E()=7.9E-20;score=71.0;query 221-396;description=Hydrolase_4;~pfam_scan;Pfam:PF12146.4; E()=2.0E-8;score=33.7;query 98-146;description=Hydrolase_4;~iprscan;InterPro:IPR006494 : Plasmodium subtelomeric PST-A;TIGR_TIGRFAMS:TIGR01607; score=7.6E-67;query 205-410;description=Plasmodium subtelomeric PST-A;~iprscan;InterPro:IPR029058 : Alpha/Beta hydrolase fold;Superfamily:SSF53474; score=5.13E-30;query 29-412;description=Alpha/Beta hydrolase fold;~iprscan;InterPro:IPR022742 : Putative lysophospholipase;Pfam:PF12146; score=2.2E-8;query 98-146;description=Serine aminopeptidase, S33;~iprscan;InterPro:IPR022742 : Putative lysophospholipase;Pfam:PF12146; score=1.0E-19;query 221-396;description=Serine aminopeptidase, S33), whose translation MELSQEEAQSVQPILRSGNKDPSIMGDPDIGFFTNKHGLKIKTLKWLVKAPVGIVFLVHSLNSHCRFDYLKHNVTIPNNDKAILNDGENFYVHKDSWIEELNKNGYSVYGLDLQGHGESECYKNKKTYINEFDDFADDILQYMNGVHESIVNEAAKDNQENDNNAIGQKKRCTKCDLILKDESDICCSNEDKIIANGLYLRHPEKNQYKKPDYNIDPYKTPIPMYLVGLSMGGNIVLRILELLSQRRYKYYNRLNIKGACSLSGMLSAKDVRKKPSWKYFYIPLMKLSSVFFPKSRFAPNTTYEAFPFLKDLYGYDKIFYDKPITNKFVCKLLEAADNLNKDADKVVKDVPILIVHSANDQKCSHDSAQEFYNNLKTKKKEFHTLDDMEHMITMEPGNEQVIKKLVDWMAGTQKETPKKKKVKKNLRSADDKSAASSEASPTQSTSALTDLPKDKATQDQVSQEQPAEEQATEEQPVEEQPIEEQPVEEQPIEEQPVEEQATEDQSAEEQDTQEQPTEEHDTQEQPAEEHDTQEQPTEEHDTQEHPAEEHDTQEQPTEEHDTQEHPAEEQDTQEQPAEEQDAQDQSAEEQDIQEQPAEEQDIQEQPAEEQAIQDQSVEEQAAEEQAAEEQAAQDQAAQEQPDEEQALENEAA comes from the coding sequence atggagcTATCTCAAGAAGAAGCACAAAGTGTCCAGCCCATACTAAGGTCGGGTAATAAAGACCCATCAATAATGGGTGATCCTGATATTGggttttttacaaataaacATGGTTTGAAgataaaaacattaaaatgGCTTGTCAAGGCACCGGTAGGAATAGTATTTTTAGTGCACTCTTTAAATTCCCATTGTCgttttgattatttaaaacataatgTCACTATACCAAATAATGACAAGgctattttaaatgatggcgaaaatttttatgtccATAAAGATAGTTGGATTGAagaattaaacaaaaatgggTATTCTGTTTATGGTTTAGATTTACAAGGACATGGTGAATCAGAAtgctataaaaataaaaaaacctACATTAATGAGTTTGATGATTTTGCTGATGATATACTTCAATATATGAATGGGGTACATGAATCAATCGTTAACGAAGCTGCTAAGGATAAtcaagaaaatgataataatgcaATAGGACAAAAAAAGAGATGTACCAAATGtgatttaattttaaaagatgAATCTGATATCTGTTGTTCTAACGAAGATAAAATTATAGCCAATGGTTTATATTTACGTCATCCCgaaaaaaatcaatataaaaaaccTGACTATAACATAGATCCATATAAAACACCTATACCAATGTATTTAGTTGGATTATCAATGGGAGGAAATATTGTTTTGAGAATATTGGAACTGTTATCACAAAGGAgatacaaatattataatcgactaaatataaaaggtGCTTGTTCATTATCAGGAATGTTATCAGCAAAGGATGTAAGAAAAAAACCTTCatggaaatatttttatataccgTTGATGAAGTTATCATCCGTGTTTTTTCCAAAATCGAGATTTGCACCAAATACAACTTATGAAgcatttccatttttaaaagatttatatggatatgataaaatattttatgacaAACCTATTactaataaatttgtttgtaAATTATTGGAAGCTGctgataatttaaataaggATGCAGACAAAGTTGTCAAAGATGTGCCCATACTTATTGTCCATTCTGCTAATGATCAAAAATGCAGTCACGACTCTGCTCaggaattttataataatttgaaaactaaaaaaaaagaatttcACACATTAGACGATATGGAACATATGATTACAATGGAGCCCGGAAATGAACAGGTTATCAAAAAACTTGTAGATTGGATGGCAGGTACACAAAAAGAGAcccccaaaaaaaaaaaagttaaaaaaaatctcAGAAGTGCTGATGATAAGAGCGCCGCATCAAGTGAGGCTTCACCAACGCAAAGCACTAGTGCTTTAACCGATCTTCCAAAGGACAAAGCTACCCAAGATCAAGTTTCCCAAGAGCAACCTGCCGAAGAGCAAGCTACCGAAGAGCAACCTGTCGAAGAGCAACCTATCGAAGAGCAACCTGTCGAAGAGCAACCTATCGAAGAGCAACCTGTCGAAGAGCAAGCTACTGAAGATCAATCTGCCGAAGAGCAAGATACCCAAGAGCAACCTACCGAAGAACACGATACCCAAGAGCAACCTGCCGAAGAACACGATACCCAAGAGCAACCTACCGAAGAACACGATACCCAAGAGCACCCTGCCGAAGAACACGATACCCAAGAGCAACCTACCGAAGAACACGATACCCAAGAGCACCCTGCCGAAGAGCAAGATACCCAAGAGCAACCTGCCGAAGAGCAAGATGCCCAAGATCAATCTGCCGAAGAGCAAGATATCCAAGAGCAACCTGCCGAAGAGCAAGATATCCAAGAGCAACCTGCCGAAGAGCAAGCTATCCAAGATCAATCTGTCGAAGAGCAAGCTGCCGAAGAGCAAGCTGCCGAAGAGCAAGCTGCCCAAGATCAAGCTGCCCAAGAGCAACCTGACGAAGAGCAAGCTTTGGAAAACGAGGCTGCATAA
- a CDS encoding ribonucleases P/MRP protein subunit POP1, putative (term=annotation;date=20140327;qualifier=removed_product=ribonucleases p/mrp protein subunit, putative;qualifier=added_product=ribonucleases p/mrp protein subunit pop1, putative;qualifier=added_gene_name=pop1;curatorName=ucb@sanger.ac.uk;~;query 1031-1031;GPI_cleavage_site_score=1.1019999;~pfam_scan;Pfam:PF08170.8; E()=1.2E-16;score=60.8;query 683-774;description=POPLD;~pfam_scan;Pfam:PF06978.7; E()=3.3E-7;score=30.4;query 89-145;description=POP1;~pfam_scan;Pfam:PF06978.7; E()=4.7E-17;score=62.6;query 137-226;description=POP1;~iprscan;InterPro:IPR009723 : Ribonuclease P/MRP, POP1;Pfam:PF06978; score=2.6E-17;query 159-226;description=Pop1, N-terminal;~iprscan;InterPro:IPR009723 : Ribonuclease P/MRP, POP1;Pfam:PF06978; score=4.5E-7;query 86-146;description=Pop1, N-terminal;~iprscan;InterPro:IPR012590 : POPLD;Pfam:PF08170; score=4.5E-17;query 683-774;description=POPLD domain): protein MGSPINVKNNGTIYLSKKGSDEKGIKNNGNNKLAEMNNNNNNNEKIYKPLQDISTNSEIKSFNQNVILWSSSFFSLKEDDLQIFGNELKKRNIFKRCFQRIHKNKRRRCMSFNPYRVPLSCKKVTFDEMLISEPKIMKKKKKKKKIYNNPNMPHDYFYKKYILRAKKKNWLETHLYHSKKFKMIDIYGYKLALKNCDKISRRIFRYQKRKSLIHDMSYVEVVQLSGNENDIIHILKKITNVEQANMLKDKYLLGILLGKLFIYKYDNAQEKQTYENNNTKAYQPDQEENNNFFNAKNCLICPAYFLWRSKEEKTASSKKGKKRNNINIASQINEYKNDEIEKMENENKGDSLRDLWIFIHPVCLKEIIENFENVISCEINRISHKVNIKHIKNICMYELIGPNSFNLLVNILKVKSKYIMKEKKDIYHYKYEHITLPNDFVIPMYAILPKTIGPFLLNYKINENLSGKLVENIDKQTNIDSNKIDEKVVRGSIHNQNSPCLNALNYLREKNKKGNKFLLKANNFSPYDNNILMNEKIKQNVIKTFKINKYEHVRSRKKQKVRLAILKMLSKNKNIAPYDVIKEKKQSNTFLRFVNEVDINIKNERKNNSIFDNNILDNYVDNFLNECKKDETDKNNRNVKQSEQDEILTELQKTKEQIKNNSQKYIKIPILIINKSDNNNKRFFILCPAKKKSSVLFHLLVRNGSIAIGLKEREKIFKCLDFLCYPKDFPDSVGGIFYNNLREELSKKKHFKKPINKRINYYCLGINNPFNYSWISIYPYTNNNIKIIRVTDSYNIFLIKTFLNRFISISLNKLNNINDLESFYTFMEDIKSKFYVLSNYFISVYVYAYKEGTPKRLSHICSMSLKMLIKFFTQYPNTKKIQKWLVHKKIEVKKIYNSKKIEKPKEPVISRYKNRVVKKRELKKNANNKTNNKADISYILQTEDNQSDSQTCENNNEEIILASKKIIGFVSSGGHVLSKGYGYGVAHISFYLFLENILYHIFVLKLITSNEIKANQNGTDFTCLALMRNINSSHYYHVWLSLVPEDKYLPF from the exons ATGGGATCACCCATAaatgtgaaaaataatGGGACTATTTATCTCAGTAAGAAAGGAAGTGATGAGAAGggcataaaaaataatggaaacAATAAACTAGCCGAAATGaacaacaataataataataatgaaaaaatatataaaccaCTCCAAGATATTTCAACAAATTCTGAAATAAAATCGTTTAATCAAAATGTTATACTATGGagttcatcattttttagcTTAAAGGAAGATgatttacaaatatttggaaatgaactaaaaaaaagaaatatattcaaaaggTGTTTTCAAAGAATccataaaaacaaaaggaGGAGGTGTATGTCATTTAATCCATATAGAGTACCACTATCATGTAAAAAAGTAACATTTGATGAAATGCTAATTTCTGAAcctaaaataatgaaaaaaaaaaaaaaaaaaaaaaaaatatataataatcctAATATGCCAcatgattatttttataaaaaatatattttaagagctaaaaaaaaaaattggctagaaacacatttatatcattctaaaaaatttaaaatgatTGATATATATGGTTATAAATtagctttaaaaaattgtgataAAATAAGTAGACGGATTTTTAGATATCAGAAAAGAAAGTCATTAATACATGACATGTCTTATGTAGAAGTTGTGCAACTATCtggaaatgaaaatgatataattcatattttaaaaaaaattacaaatgTTGAACAAGCAAATATgttaaaagataaatatcTATTAGGTATTTTATTAGgaaaattattcatttataaatatgacaATGCACAGGAAAAACAaacatatgaaaataataacaccAAAGCATACCAACCTGATCAGGAAGAAAACAACAACTTTTTCAATGCAAAAAATTGTCTTATATGCcctgcatattttttatggagatctaaagaagaaaaaacagCAAGTTCAAAAAAAggtaaaaaaaggaataacataaatatagcTAGCCaaattaatgaatataaaaatgatgaaatagaaaaaatggaaaacgAAAATAAGGGTGATAGCTTAAGGGATCTTTGGATATTTATTCATCCAGTTTGTTTGAAAGAAATTAtagaaaattttgaaaatgtaaTATCTTGTGAAATAAATAGAATCTCTCATAAAgtgaatataaaacatattaaaaatatttgtatgtATGAATTAATTGGACCTAAtagttttaatttgttagtaaatattttgaaagttaaatcaaaatatattatgaaagaaaaaaaagatatttatcattacaAATATGAACATATAACGTTACCAAATGATTTTGTTATTCCTATGTATGCAATTTTACCTAAAACGATTGGTCCGTTCTTATtaaattacaaaattaatgagAATCTGTCTGGCAAATTAgttgaaaatatagataaacAAACTAATATTgatagtaataaaatagatgAAAAAGTGGTAAGGGGAAGTATACATAATCAGAACAGCCCTTGTCTTAATgctttgaattatttacgagaaaaaaacaaaaaaggaaataaatttttattgaaaGCAAACAATTTCAGTCcctatgataataatatacttatgaatgaaaaaataaaacaaaatgttataaagacttttaaaattaataaatatgaacatgTAAGGAGTaggaaaaaacaaaaagtaAGACTCgccatattaaaaatgctaAGTAAAAACAAGAATATTGCACCTTATGatgttataaaagaaaaaaaacaaagtaATACGTTTCTCAGATTCGTAAACGAAGtggatataaatataaaaaacgaaagaaaaaataattctatatttgataataatatattagatAATTATGTAGAcaactttttaaatgaatgTAAAAAAGACGAAACGGATAAGAATAACCGAAATGTAAAACAGTCAGAACAAGATGAAATTTTAACAGAACtacaaaaaacaaaagaacaaattaaaaataattcacaaaaatatataaaaataccaatattaataataaataaaagtgataataataataaaagattttttattttatgcccagcaaaaaaaaaaagttcagttctatttcatttattagtTCGAAATGGATCAATAGCTATAGGATTAAaagaaagagaaaaaatttttaaatgcttagattttttatgttatccTAAGGATTTTCCTGATTCTGTTGGtggaattttttataataatttaagagaagaattatcaaaaaaaaaacattttaaaaaacctataaataaaagaataaattattattgctTAGGAATAAATAATCCATTTAATTATTCATGGATATCTATATATCCCTATActaataacaatattaaaattatcagAGTTACagattcatataatatttttttaattaaaacatttttaaatcgcTTTATTTCGATatctttaaataaattgaataatataaatgactTAGAATCATTTTACACATTTATGGAAGatataaaatcaaaattttatgtattatccaattattttatttctgtTTATGTCTATGCATACAAGGAGGGAACCCCGAAAAGGTTGTCACACATCTGTTCCATGTCCTTGAAGATGTTGATCAAGTTTTTCACTC AATACCCCAACACGAAAAAAATCCAAAAATGGCTAGtccacaaaaaaattgaagtcaaaaaaatatataatagtaaaaaaattgagaaGCCAAAGGAGCCAGTTATTTCGCGGTATAAAAACCGAGTAGTTAAAAAAAgggaattaaaaaaaaatgcaaataataaaacaaataataaagcagatatatcatatatacttCAAACAGAAGATAACCAATCTGATTCACAAACatgtgaaaataataatgaagaaatcATTTTAGcatcgaaaaaaataattggtTTTGTTTCTAGTGGTGGGCATGTTCTATCAAAAGGATATGGATATGGAGTTGCtcatatttctttttatttatttttggaaaacatattatatcaCATATTTGTTTTGAAATTAA ttacatcaaatgaaataaaagcaAATCAAAATGGAACCGACTTTACGTGTTTAGCATTGATGAGGAATATCAATTCGTCCCATTATTATCACG ttTGGCTAAGCTTGGTACCAGAAGACAAATATCTTCCTTTTTAG
- a CDS encoding prodrug activation and resistance esterase, putative (term=annotation;date=20170123;qualifier=removed_product=lysophospholipase, putative;qualifier=added_product=prodrug activation and resistance esterase, putative;qualifier=added_gene_name=pare;qualifier=added_literature=pmid:28106035;qualifier=added_GO:0005737;qualifier=added_GO:0043493;qualifier=addedd_GO:0016788;curatorName=ucb@sanger.ac.uk;~pfam_scan;Pfam:PF12146.4; E()=9.5E-8;score=31.4;query 101-150;description=Hydrolase_4;~pfam_scan;Pfam:PF12146.4; E()=2.1E-18;score=66.3;query 181-357;description=Hydrolase_4;~iprscan;InterPro:IPR029058 : Alpha/Beta hydrolase fold;Superfamily:SSF53474; score=2.77E-30;query 34-371;description=Alpha/Beta hydrolase fold;~iprscan;InterPro:IPR006494 : Plasmodium subtelomeric PST-A;TIGR_TIGRFAMS:TIGR01607; score=1.4E-128;query 35-372;description=Plasmodium subtelomeric PST-A;~iprscan;InterPro:IPR022742 : Putative lysophospholipase;Pfam:PF12146; score=3.7E-18;query 181-357;description=Serine aminopeptidase, S33;~iprscan;InterPro:IPR022742 : Putative lysophospholipase;Pfam:PF12146; score=1.0E-7;query 101-150;description=Serine aminopeptidase, S33), protein MAADQSRENDKQKGGNSSGGNKKNEKLDGRPKIDTFNNKNGLAIKTYAWEVKNPVAILFVIHGLSGNARFDYLRHNITLVGYEKAILNDADNFYIYKGSWIEEFNKKGISVYGLDLQGHGLSEGWENLIKHVREFDDLVYDVLQFINRVHDTLCLEKYKSNLNSGDNTNSLHNNIINTKLPPFYIMGQSMGGNITLRLLETIGKSKDITPNNNKINIRGAISLAGMISIDEILKKPSYKYFYIPFAKVLATVFPSLRVVPPLEFKKFPYINNIYEYDKNVSLRPATCKLAYELLRAIQNLNNDISYLPKDVPLLFVHSREDSACFFNGVQTFFNNVKSNNKELFALDDMDHILTMEPGNERILKKVTEWILNLSASS, encoded by the coding sequence atgGCTGCCGATCAATCAAGAGAAAACGATAAACAGAAAGGAGGTAACTCATCTGGTggcaataaaaaaaatgaaaaattagaCGGAAGACCTAAAATTGAtacatttaataataaaaatggattagctataaaaacatatgcaTGGGAAGTAAAAAATCCAGTAgccattttatttgtaattCATGGATTAAGTGGGAATGCACGCTTTGACTATTTAAGACATAATATTACATTAGTAGGGTATGAAAAAGCTATACTAAATGATGCagataatttttatatatataaaggtAGTTGGATTGaagaatttaataaaaaaggaataagTGTATATGGTTTAGATTTACAAGGACATGGCTTATCAGAAGGATGGGAAAACTTAATAAAGCATGTTAGAGAATTTGATGATCTGGTTTATGATGTTTtacaatttattaatagaGTTCATGATACATTGTgtttagaaaaatataagagtAATCTTAATAGTGGTGATAATACAAATTCtttacataataatattataaatacaaaattacctccattttatattatgggACAATCAATGGGAGGAAATATAACTTTGCGTCTTTTAGAAACTATAGGAAAATCGAAAGATATAACacctaataataataaaataaatataagagGTGCTATATCATTAGCAGGCATGATATCCATCGacgaaatattaaaaaaaccttcatataaatatttttatataccaTTTGCAAAAGTACTAGCAACAGTTTTTCCTAGTTTACGAGTTGTTCCGCCATtagaatttaaaaaattcccatacataaataatatatatgaatatgataaaaatgtatcaTTAAGACCAGCTACTTGTAAACTTGCTTATGAATTACTTAGAGCtattcaaaatttaaataatgatattagCTATTTGCCAAAAGATGtaccattattatttgttcatTCACGAGAGGATAGTGCTTGCTTTTTTAATGGCGTtcaaacattttttaataacgttaaatcaaataataaagaactATTTGCTTTAGACGATATGGACCATATCTTAACTATGGAACCAGGAAACGAAcgaattttaaaaaaagtcaCAGAGTGGATCCTAAACTTATCAGCCAGCAGCTAA
- a CDS encoding conserved Plasmodium protein, unknown function (pfam_scan;Pfam:PF08661.7; E()=1.7E-5;score=24.9;query 47-137;description=Rep_fac-A_3;~iprscan;InterPro:IPR013970 : Replication factor A protein 3;Pfam:PF08661; score=2.0E-5;query 47-137;description=Replication factor A protein 3;~iprscan;InterPro:IPR012340 : Nucleic acid-binding, OB-fold;Superfamily:SSF50249; score=2.74E-8;query 47-137;description=Nucleic acid-binding, OB-fold) translates to MNDNYFMDSTHYNDQIHDDEGNNTLEKYDENLNNKNDIFLQNKVGRLISEKYLSEFIDEDIFFIGEIINQHEDIITLKSVNGNCVECIIKDSNFQAQSKYIGVKGIVSNNLKVLETRGIVFLDDVNFEIVNDYIDISIKNANSDVFLCSY, encoded by the exons ATGaatgataattattttatggaTAGTACACATTATAATGATCAAATACATGACGATGAAGGAAATAATACCcttgaaaaatatgatgaaaatttgaataataaaaatgatatattcttacaaaataaagtaGGCAGACTAATTTCAGAAAAATACTTATCAGAATTTATCGATgaagatattttttttataggtGAAATTATAAATCAGCATGAAGATATAATTACCTTGAAATCGGTTAACG GCAATTGCGTTGAATGCATAATTAAAGACTCCAACTTTCAGGCacaatcaaaatatattggaGTAAAAGGAATCgtttcaaataatttaaaagtcCTTGAAACACGAGGTATCGTATTTTTAGACGATgttaattttgaaatagTAAATGACTATATTGATATtagcataaaaaatgcaaattcagatgtttttttatgttcttattaa
- a CDS encoding conserved protein, unknown function (term=annotation;date=20150130;qualifier=removed_product=conserved Plasmodium protein, unknown function;qualifier=added_product=conserved protein, unknown function;curatorName=ucb@sanger.ac.uk;~;query 33-65; ~;query 10-32; ~;query 1-9; ~tmhmm; query 1-66; ~pfam_scan;Pfam:PF14990.2; E()=2.2E-21;score=75.2;query 1-45;description=DUF4516;~iprscan;InterPro:IPR027858 : Protein of unknown function DUF4516;Pfam:PF14990; score=2.3E-21;query 1-45;description=Protein of unknown function DUF4516) → MPLGVPMRKYLFIVSTSFICMAMGSCCVHLIMKPEMKEYDLSKHLNDRNKAIEQVQNEILKRKMS, encoded by the coding sequence atgccgCTAGGTGTTCCTAtgagaaaatatttatttattgtatccacttcatttatatgtatggCGATGGGTTCATGTTGTGTGCACTTAATTATGAAACCCGAAATGAAAGAATATGATTTATCAAAACATTTGAATGATAGAAATAAAGCAATTGAACAAGTTCAGAATGAAATcttaaaaaggaaaatgtCCTAG